The Argopecten irradians isolate NY chromosome 6, Ai_NY, whole genome shotgun sequence genome has a window encoding:
- the LOC138326419 gene encoding uncharacterized protein, which translates to MSSCNYRVFSGNYGVFICNCGMLNGNYGMFSGNYVMLSGNYGMLNGNYGCSVETIGCSMVAMDGNYVVFSGNYVVFSGKYVVFSGNYGVFSGNYVVFSGNYVVFSVKYGLFSGNSAKPMYPERRLKRNTF; encoded by the exons ATGTCCAGTTGTAACTATAGGGTGTTCAGTGGTAACTATGGGGTGTTCATTTGTAACTGTGGGATGCTCAATGGTAACTATGGGATGTTCAGTGGTAACTATGTGATGTTAAGTGGAAACTATGGGATGCTCAATGGTAACTATGGGTGTTCAGTGGAAACTATTGGATGCTCAATGGTAGCTATGGA TGGTAACTATGTGGTATTCAGTGGTAACTATGTGGTGTTCAGTGGTAAATATGTGGTGTTCAGTGGTAACTATGGGGTGTTTAGTGGTAACTATGTGGTGTTCAGTGGTAACTATGTGGTTTTCAGTGTTAAATATGGGTTGTTCAGTG GAAATTCGGCAAAACCTATGTATCCTGAGCGCCGATTAAAACGCAACactttttaa